One Streptomyces drozdowiczii DNA segment encodes these proteins:
- a CDS encoding DUF6011 domain-containing protein, with protein MLRTERSRAAGVGPVCRRRSQPRTAARIPTPLPDHHVDGQTELPLVHHQPTL; from the coding sequence GTGCTCCGCACGGAGCGGTCCCGGGCCGCCGGGGTCGGACCCGTCTGCCGCAGGCGCTCACAGCCCCGCACAGCCGCTCGCATCCCCACCCCCCTTCCCGACCACCACGTCGACGGGCAGACCGAACTCCCGCTCGTCCACCACCAACCCACCCTCTGA
- a CDS encoding zinc finger domain-containing protein, with amino-acid sequence MPDRPAHFPALAVACPTCGSAPGQLCTSHSGTRPRRHDVHQTRTAAHNAQTRSTQ; translated from the coding sequence ATGCCTGACCGCCCCGCCCACTTCCCCGCGCTCGCGGTGGCTTGCCCCACCTGCGGCAGCGCCCCCGGGCAGCTCTGCACCAGCCACTCCGGCACCCGTCCCCGCCGGCACGACGTCCACCAGACCCGCACCGCCGCCCACAACGCACAGACCAGGAGCACCCAGTGA
- a CDS encoding helix-turn-helix domain-containing protein: MKPPARHYLKGEERLKVATDLKRRYEAGATVRQLADETGRSVGMVSDLLWFAGTTMRPGSLAD; this comes from the coding sequence CTGAAGCCGCCCGCTCGCCATTACCTGAAGGGCGAGGAGCGGCTGAAGGTGGCCACCGACCTGAAGCGCCGGTACGAGGCGGGGGCGACGGTCCGCCAGCTAGCCGACGAGACCGGCCGGTCCGTAGGGATGGTGTCTGATCTGCTGTGGTTCGCCGGTACGACGATGCGGCCGGGCTCGCTGGCCGACTAG
- a CDS encoding peptidoglycan recognition protein family protein produces MARMPGATFHRVRNYTADGQQSVRGVVVHIMAGTLEGSQAWFNNATAQASSHFGTGKDGELRQWVDTADRAWAQSAGNRDWLSVENEGVGGDALTDAQITANARVLAWAHREYGVPLQLAKSPSDRGLGYHAMGGAAWGGHTSCPGPKIVAQLPTIVARAKALVANTQETPVADLTAKDVWLYKGKDETSDVYAYVRNTKAVVDDIKADVIRVGGQVAEQRTTLTAIFTLLKSVSDRLDALEAK; encoded by the coding sequence ATGGCCCGCATGCCCGGCGCCACCTTCCACCGCGTCCGCAACTACACCGCCGACGGCCAGCAGTCCGTCCGCGGCGTCGTCGTCCACATCATGGCCGGGACGCTGGAGGGCTCCCAGGCGTGGTTCAACAACGCCACCGCCCAGGCGTCCAGCCACTTTGGGACCGGCAAGGATGGCGAGCTCCGGCAGTGGGTCGACACCGCCGACCGCGCGTGGGCCCAGTCCGCCGGCAACCGGGACTGGCTGTCCGTGGAGAACGAGGGAGTCGGCGGGGACGCCCTGACGGACGCCCAGATCACCGCGAACGCCCGCGTCCTCGCCTGGGCCCACCGCGAGTACGGCGTGCCCCTCCAGCTTGCCAAGTCGCCCAGCGACCGCGGCCTCGGCTACCACGCCATGGGCGGCGCCGCCTGGGGCGGACACACCTCCTGCCCCGGCCCGAAGATCGTCGCCCAACTCCCCACCATCGTCGCCCGAGCGAAGGCGCTCGTGGCCAACACTCAGGAGACCCCCGTGGCCGACCTCACCGCCAAGGACGTTTGGCTCTACAAGGGCAAGGACGAGACCAGCGACGTGTACGCCTACGTCCGCAACACCAAGGCCGTCGTGGACGACATCAAGGCCGACGTGATCCGCGTCGGCGGGCAGGTCGCCGAGCAGCGCACCACCCTCACCGCGATCTTCACCCTCCTCAAGAGCGTGTCCGACCGCCTCGACGCACTGGAGGCGAAGTGA